The following coding sequences lie in one Rutidosis leptorrhynchoides isolate AG116_Rl617_1_P2 chromosome 4, CSIRO_AGI_Rlap_v1, whole genome shotgun sequence genomic window:
- the LOC139843452 gene encoding 10-epi-juneol synthase-like, whose product MTILESNSTTKVNINSATQPIRPLANFLPSIWGDCFLSFHIDDLEHKAYAKAIEMPKEELGRLIIDKSMDANEKLSLINSVHRLGLTYLFREEIEGQLDKLFKELDMKDYDVTDLYTISVNFQVFRQFGDNLSCDVFSKFKDDHSSHKFKEYIMDDVKGMLSFYESTQLRTTNECILDEALVFTQTQLMSVVDRLEGNLATKVKHALMSPFHKGMQLVEARYYFSNYKEECSRYDSLRKLANAHFNYLQLMQKEELRIMTKWSKDIEFHIITPYARDRIPDLYLWGLGMYDEPHYSQARIITSKMAQLICLLDDTYDAYATFEEIEALTNAINRWELSAMEELPEYIKPFYKVILNEHTQLEIQLSKIGKANIVNASKRAFQELATGYLKEAEWSHNRRIPSFQEYLKNGIVTSTYNVFRKSCLMGMADIVTEEALAWYDSHPKIFEATGLLGRLYNDVSSFQFERKRAQKQVTSIDAYMKTFGVPENIAVLELKKIIDDQWRIINEEYLKITEVSTQLLAPIMNLARMTDVVYRYNDRFTFPENTIEEYINLLFIAPISM is encoded by the exons ATGACCATACTTGAATCTAATAGTACCACTAAGGTAAACATCAACTCGGCCACACAACCGATTCGCCCTTTAGCCAACTTCCTTCCATCAATATGGGGTGATTGCTTCTTGTCATTCCATATCGACGATTTG GAGCATAAGGCATATGCTAAAGCCATCGAGATGCCAAAAGAAGAGCTCGGGAGATTGATAATCGACAAATCCATGGATGCAAATGAAAAATTAAGTTTGATTAATTCTGTTCATCGTCTTGGTTTGACATATCTTTTTAGGGAAGAAATTGAAGGTCAACTTGACAAACTTTTCAAGGAGCTTGACATGAAAGATTATGATGTAACTGATCTTTATACGATTTCAGTTAACTTCCAAGTTTTTAGACAATTCGGTGATAATTTATCTTGCG ATGTGTTTAGCAAGTTCAAGGATGACCATAGCTCTCATAAATTCAAAGAATATATAATGGATGATGTGAAGGGTATGCTAAgcttttatgaatctacacaattAAGGACAACAAATGAATGCATCTTAGATGAAGCGTTGGTGTTCACGCAAACTCAACTTATGAGTGTTGTAGATCGTCTAGAAGGTAATCTTGCTACGAAGGTGAAACATGCGTTGATGAGTCCTTTTCATAAAGGAATGCAACTGGTAGAGGCTAGGTATTACTTCTCCAACTATAAAGAAGAATGTTCCAGATATGACTCATTACGAAAACTTGCAAATGCACACTTCAATTACTTGCAACTAATGCAAAAGGAAGAACTTCGTATTATGACAAA GTGGTCTAAAGACATTGAGTTTCATATCATAACTCCTTATGCAAGAGATAGAATACCAGACTTGTACCTATGGGGATTAGGGATGTACGATGAGCCACATTACTCTCAAGCAAGAATCATAACTTCAAAAATGGCACAACTAATCTGTCTATTAGATGACACGTATGATGCATACGCTACTTTTGAGGAGATTGAAGCTCTAACAAATGCGATAAACAG GTGGGAACTTAGTGCTATGGAGGAACTTCCTGAATATATTAAGCCTTTTTACAAAGTTATCTTGAATGAGCATACACAACTTGAAATACAATTATCTAAAATTGGAAAAGCCAATATAGTTAACGCTTCAAAAAGAGCG TTTCAAGAACTAGCTACAGGTTACCTTAAAGAGGCTGAATGGAGCCATAATAGACGCATACCATCATTTCAGGAGTATTTGAAGAATGGGATAGTTACTTCTACCTACAATGTTTTTAGAAAATCCTGTTTGATGGGTATGGCTGATATTGTCACAGAAGAGGCTTTGGCGTGGTACGACAGTCATCCAAAAATCTTCGAAGCTACAGGGTTGCTTGGAAGACTTTATAACGACGTCTCTTCTTTTCAG tttgagagaaaaagagcacaaaagcaagtcacaTCAATAGATGCATATATGAAGACATTTGGGGTCCCTGAAAACATAGCGGTTCTCGAACTCAAGAAAATCATTGATGACCAATGGAGAATTATCAATGAGGAATATTTAAAGATAACTGAAGTGTCAACCCAACTGCTTGCTCCAATCATGAATCTTGCTCGAATGACAGATGTGGTATATCGATACAATGACAGGTTCACATTTCCAGAGAACACGATTGAAGAATATATTAATCTTCTATTCATTGCTCCTATTTCCATGTAA
- the LOC139843453 gene encoding eukaryotic translation initiation factor 3 subunit D-like, with translation MVGFEIGDVPFNPDGWGPPESTDSSIPILPNHPVNVPFAPFSRSDKLGRIADWTRSNYNNPNNRNRNNNAADSAFDFTTDDSFGGGLNADDDTTFRLVDGKPPPRPKFGPKWRFQNNRNQLPQRRDEEVEAKKREAEKQRARRDRLYHANRSGGNNPRREAAVFKSSVDIQPEWNMLDQIPFSTFTKLSYTVPEPEDLLICGSVESYDKSYDRTTPKNERRLERFKNRNFFKVTTTDDPIIRRLANEDKATVFATDAILSTLMCAPRSVYSWDIVIQRVGNKLFFDKRDGSQLDLLSVNETSQEPLPEAKDDINSAHSLSVEAAYINQNFSQQVLVRDGNKVNFEEPNPFASEGEEVASVGYRYRRWKLDNDTNLVVRCEVQSFIDVNDKKSFLTLNALNEFDPKFSGVDWRRKLDTQRGAVLATELKNNANKIAKWTAQAILANADMMKLGYVTRVHPRDHFNHVILAVVGYKPKEFAGQINLNTSNMWGIVKSIVDLCMKLNEGKYVLVKDPQKPQVRIYEVPADAFENDYVEEPLPEDEQVQPPAENGDALDENGVKDEVEVKEVISEA, from the coding sequence ATGGTAGGTTTCGAAATCGGCGATGTTCCGTTCAACCCCGACGGCTGGGGCCCACCGGAATCCACCGACTCATCAATCCCAATCCTTCCGAACCACCCAGTAAACGTTCCATTCGCGCCGTTCTCCCGTTCCGATAAACTCGGCCGTATCGCCGATTGGACCAGATCTAATTACAACAACCCAAACAACCGTAACCGAAACAACAACGCCGCTGATTCTGCTTTCGATTTCACCACCGACGATTCATTCGGCGGCGGGCTTAACGCCGATGACGACACTACTTTCCGTTTAGTTGACGGCAAACCACCACCGAGACCTAAGTTTGGCCCTAAATGGAGGTTTCAAAACAACCGTAATCAGTTACCACAACGGCGAGATGAAGAAGTGGAAGCCAAAAAACGTGAAGCTGAAAAACAACGCGCGAGGCGTGATCGATTGTATCACGCGAATCGTTCCGGAGGTAATAACCCTAGGCGCGAAGCTGCTGTTTTTAAATCGTCTGTTGATATACAACCTGAATGGAACATGTTGGACCAAATTCCGTTTTCGACGTTTACGAAACTGTCGTATACTGTCCCTGAACCTGAAGATTTATTAATTTGTGGTTCGGTTGAAAGTTATGATAAGAGTTACGATAGAACTACTCCGAAAAACGAGAGGCGGTTAGAGCGGTTTAAAAATCGGAACTTTTTTAAAGTTACTACTACTGATGATCCGATTATTCGTAGACTTGCGAATGAGGATAAAGCTACCGTGTTTGCCACTGATGCTATACTTTCGACGCTAATGTGCGCGCCTAGGTCTGTTTATTCGTGGGATATCGTGATTCAACGTGTTGGTAATAAGTTGTTTTTCGATAAACGAGATGGTTCGCAGCTTGATTTGTTGTCAGTTAACGAGACTTCGCAGGAGCCGTTACCTGAAGCGAAAGATGATATTAACTCGGCTCATTCGTTGTCAGTTGAAGCTGCTTATATTAACCAGAATTTTTCGCAGCAGGTTTTGGTTAGAGATGGTAATAAGGTTAACTTTGAGGAGCCGAATCCGTTTGCTAGTGAAGGTGAGGAAGTTGCGTCGGTTGGGTATCGTTATAGGCGATGGAAGCTTGATAACGATACGAATTTGGTTGTTAGGTGCGAGGTTCAGAGTTTTATTGATGTGAATGATAAGAAATCGTTTTTGACTTTGAATGCGTTGAATGAGTTTGACCCGAAGTTTTCTGGTGTGGATTGGAGAAGGAAGTTGGATACTCAAAGGGGTGCGGTTTTAGCTACTGAATTGAAGAATAATGCTAATAAGATAGCTAAATGGACTGCACAAGCCATTTTAGCTAATGCTGATATGATGAAATTGGGATATGTAACTAGGGTTCATCCAAGAGACCATTTTAATCATGTGATATTAGCGGTTGTTGGGTATAAACCAAAGGAGTTTGCCGGGCAGATTAATTTGAATACTTCAAATATGTGGGGAATTGTGAAATCGATTGTGGATTTGTGTATGAAGTTGAATGAAGGGAAGTATGTGTTGGTTAAGGATCCACAGAAGCCGCAAGTTAGAATTTATGAGGTTCCTGCTGATGCGTTTGAGAATGATTATGTTGAAGAACCGTTACCTGAAGATGAACAGGTGCAGCCTCCTGCTGAAAATGGTGATGCTTTGGATGAAAATGGAGTTAAGGATGAGGTGGAAGTCAAGGAAGTAATTTCTGAAGCTTAG